One region of Exiguobacterium acetylicum genomic DNA includes:
- a CDS encoding DUF2716 domain-containing protein, with the protein MIQLTKQGESGTFYQTIYTEGRLIVQHQGIVGAWVRAEDVRQMRVSRFKRLGVQILQLIEKFERQGYRELNETDYTELVVQFSYDEGQAEAALERRHMMEEVINDGLLHTGNGYCEGGDIGSGTTNIFYHVLDVEAAVSLIFEEIKARDVQDELKIAVQEGEKYTVLHPEGATFELIGEGKPWSWIPMTQEEDEKVWHVIDQQFQFAPSTTVFPSYHAPSPFITYEVDYEKREEIEQTLKRILTDLTVEGERVMALDWNHQGYWIDPRRPFLRNEEGDWMIPAVPDGDYSFFIARDFRWGYLGHPWEGSITLFGEDMISAFQRTESFSNEIRRG; encoded by the coding sequence ATGATCCAACTGACAAAACAAGGCGAATCCGGTACGTTTTACCAAACAATCTATACGGAGGGACGCCTCATCGTTCAACATCAAGGAATCGTTGGAGCATGGGTGAGAGCGGAAGACGTAAGACAGATGCGTGTCTCGCGCTTCAAACGATTAGGTGTACAGATTTTGCAGCTGATCGAGAAGTTTGAACGTCAAGGCTATCGCGAGCTGAACGAGACCGATTATACAGAACTGGTTGTCCAGTTTTCTTATGACGAGGGTCAGGCAGAAGCAGCACTCGAGCGACGTCACATGATGGAAGAAGTAATCAATGATGGTTTGCTTCATACGGGGAACGGCTACTGCGAAGGGGGAGATATTGGTAGTGGTACGACGAATATCTTTTACCATGTCCTTGATGTCGAAGCAGCCGTCTCATTGATCTTTGAAGAAATAAAAGCACGCGATGTACAGGACGAACTGAAAATCGCAGTACAAGAAGGAGAAAAATACACCGTTCTGCATCCTGAAGGAGCGACGTTCGAACTGATTGGCGAGGGGAAACCGTGGAGCTGGATTCCGATGACGCAAGAGGAGGACGAGAAGGTATGGCACGTCATCGATCAACAATTTCAGTTCGCACCCAGTACAACGGTTTTCCCCTCATACCATGCCCCGAGTCCGTTCATCACATACGAAGTGGATTACGAGAAACGCGAAGAGATCGAGCAAACGTTAAAGCGTATTCTGACCGACCTGACCGTTGAAGGAGAACGCGTCATGGCACTCGATTGGAATCATCAAGGATACTGGATCGACCCAAGACGTCCGTTTCTTCGCAATGAAGAAGGAGACTGGATGATTCCAGCAGTTCCAGATGGCGATTACTCCTTTTTCATCGCTCGTGATTTTCGCTGGGGATATCTCGGTCATCCCTGGGAGGGTAGCATCACGTTGTTTGGAGAAGACATGATCTCTGCGTTTCAAAGAACGGAGAGTTTTTCGAATGAAATCCGAAGAGGATAA
- a CDS encoding DUF2199 domain-containing protein, producing MKKLMPCAICGERHDELPTEYETLGPVYYEQMSEKEQETKSEMHDTWCVLELNGPHYFVKGILELPIAGQDEPFWWITWVSLSPENFARFIEKKRPRIEEPMFGWFSSDLPAYPDTVNLKVMVHDEGTGQLPFFELEPTDHPLSIEFYSEMTLAQVHAIADIVYAQE from the coding sequence GTGAAAAAACTTATGCCTTGCGCCATCTGTGGCGAACGCCACGACGAACTCCCTACTGAATATGAAACACTCGGACCGGTCTACTACGAACAAATGTCTGAGAAAGAGCAAGAAACGAAAAGCGAGATGCATGATACGTGGTGTGTCTTAGAACTGAACGGTCCGCATTATTTCGTGAAGGGCATTCTTGAACTTCCGATTGCTGGACAAGACGAACCCTTCTGGTGGATTACATGGGTTAGCCTGAGCCCCGAAAACTTCGCTCGCTTCATCGAGAAGAAACGTCCTCGCATCGAGGAGCCGATGTTCGGCTGGTTTTCAAGCGATCTACCCGCTTACCCGGATACCGTCAACTTAAAAGTGATGGTTCATGATGAAGGAACCGGTCAACTCCCTTTCTTTGAACTCGAGCCGACGGATCATCCTTTGTCGATCGAATTCTATTCCGAAATGACGCTTGCTCAGGTCCATGCCATCGCAGACATCGTCTATGCACAAGAGTGA
- a CDS encoding DUF5412 family protein, producing MRKKLKITGIIAGVSLSIYVVWTIYRLFFLVDINVVPKEDYISKSTSPDQAYTIRFYRANGGATVDYAMLGIIENKNGEKRRMYWEYPCREIKEVKWTKDTVTINGTKIKIWSQVYDFREGIYEAD from the coding sequence GTGAGAAAAAAACTGAAGATAACGGGAATCATAGCAGGTGTAAGTCTTTCGATATATGTCGTGTGGACGATCTATCGACTATTTTTCTTGGTTGATATCAATGTTGTACCAAAAGAAGACTATATCTCAAAAAGCACCTCGCCCGATCAGGCGTACACGATTCGCTTTTACCGCGCGAATGGTGGCGCGACGGTGGATTATGCGATGCTCGGCATTATCGAGAATAAGAACGGAGAAAAGCGCAGGATGTACTGGGAGTATCCTTGTCGCGAAATAAAAGAAGTGAAGTGGACGAAGGATACGGTGACGATCAATGGCACTAAAATCAAGATATGGAGTCAAGTGTATGACTTCAGAGAGGGCATATACGAAGCAGACTAA
- a CDS encoding DUF4304 domain-containing protein, which translates to MGFITLGNRQMMIQAMKTIMVPYLRAHGFKGSYPHFRRKQDSFQEILMIYITKYSEDFYMETSIVPLTGYVDFEGDTILPNKVKVSDLKVEERFVVGADLVETPDGDGKSFVMNGLTTKQEHEDLAKDALTYLNIEDPSWMKRTVAWQRALYRSFDEEKE; encoded by the coding sequence GTGGGATTCATTACTCTCGGAAATCGGCAGATGATGATACAAGCGATGAAAACGATCATGGTGCCGTACTTACGAGCACATGGATTCAAAGGAAGCTATCCTCATTTTAGACGTAAACAAGACTCCTTTCAGGAAATCTTGATGATCTATATAACGAAATATAGTGAAGATTTTTATATGGAAACGAGTATCGTCCCATTGACTGGTTATGTCGATTTTGAAGGGGACACGATTCTCCCAAATAAAGTGAAAGTATCTGATTTAAAAGTAGAAGAACGGTTTGTCGTCGGAGCTGATTTAGTTGAAACGCCTGACGGTGATGGAAAATCTTTCGTGATGAATGGGCTAACGACAAAACAAGAACATGAGGACTTAGCGAAAGACGCATTAACCTACCTGAACATCGAGGATCCGAGTTGGATGAAGAGAACTGTCGCATGGCAGAGAGCGCTCTATCGATCGTTTGATGAAGAGAAAGAATGA
- a CDS encoding SMI1/KNR4 family protein — MKKLGTFTSHKGNLIVSDPAFLEPDVEYNVTIPVEQGSIWTVFYDEDKFESINLLYLTMNQETKMDPSNFEPLSDLVVVDSAQLVVMNTADYGRREAIDWEIRNTLEFDEEIDPFYIAISDEMMEDEIFLFPFGVAVQLMGDGHYEVLVRREDGNVTGIAILLGEHEAFEEHDDEEDVSLEDVEMPIIKKERNPSGADDRFLANVLASMERFYGKDHKKLKYSIPIKGQKVSHELCLYDRLPKIQSYRVSVESPCPEARIQAFETDHFAIPEWYKEILRVCNGMRFSEELNLYGIPLTSWNGLSHEIQYNLSVSLDEYALTDFDAIRDKYFFFGSSFKQDEYYAVLKERPDEAVYRFDYRTLKLKPKATTFQDIVRDAWRACNLKALHKRM; from the coding sequence ATGAAAAAACTAGGCACGTTTACAAGTCACAAAGGGAATTTGATTGTCTCGGATCCGGCTTTCCTTGAGCCGGATGTAGAATATAACGTGACAATTCCAGTCGAACAAGGTTCGATTTGGACGGTCTTCTATGACGAAGATAAGTTCGAATCAATCAATTTGCTTTACCTAACAATGAATCAAGAAACGAAGATGGATCCATCCAATTTCGAACCGTTATCCGATCTAGTCGTCGTCGATTCAGCGCAGCTCGTCGTCATGAACACAGCGGATTACGGGAGACGGGAAGCCATCGATTGGGAGATTCGAAATACGCTAGAGTTCGACGAAGAAATCGACCCGTTCTATATCGCGATCTCAGACGAAATGATGGAAGACGAGATATTCCTGTTTCCGTTCGGTGTCGCCGTTCAGTTAATGGGGGACGGACACTATGAAGTCCTTGTCCGACGAGAAGACGGTAACGTGACAGGGATCGCAATCCTCCTCGGAGAACATGAGGCTTTTGAAGAACACGATGACGAGGAAGACGTGTCATTAGAAGACGTTGAAATGCCAATCATCAAGAAAGAAAGAAATCCATCAGGAGCTGATGATAGGTTTCTGGCGAATGTACTAGCTTCCATGGAGAGATTTTATGGAAAAGACCACAAAAAACTAAAATACAGTATTCCAATCAAGGGGCAAAAGGTAAGTCACGAGCTTTGTTTGTATGATCGCTTACCAAAAATTCAAAGCTACCGAGTGTCCGTGGAGAGTCCTTGTCCGGAAGCCCGTATTCAAGCATTCGAGACCGATCATTTCGCGATTCCGGAGTGGTATAAAGAGATTTTGAGAGTCTGTAACGGTATGCGTTTTTCCGAAGAGTTGAACTTATACGGTATACCGCTGACGAGCTGGAACGGGTTATCGCATGAGATCCAATACAATCTCTCGGTTAGTCTTGATGAATACGCGTTAACCGATTTCGATGCGATCCGCGACAAATACTTCTTTTTTGGTTCGTCGTTTAAACAGGACGAATACTATGCGGTATTGAAAGAGCGTCCGGACGAAGCCGTCTATCGCTTCGATTATAGAACGTTAAAACTCAAACCGAAGGCAACGACTTTCCAAGATATCGTCCGTGATGCATGGCGCGCGTGTAATCTGAAAGCACTCCATAAAAGAATGTGA
- a CDS encoding DUF2750 domain-containing protein translates to MTHQIGLPGVTEERLQEVEAELGFELPKELRNRYKHENKFSIGEWEFHPIKDEQYIKRTWDDLVRVNTTDAEDYPSGFLRIASDGTGDELGYQLPDTETIVLWDHEEQELFPVAPTLNAFVEKEQQMEQSAEQAEDFLQTVLETGAVYGLSKLEQSGWAYCPSNQEETDVLLFFSTEAAAKALQTKEWSNYHLIRLDLELFINGWLPNMIDDGLYCGLDWGPELVGLELDPEDVLADLEG, encoded by the coding sequence ATGACACATCAAATCGGTTTACCAGGCGTTACAGAAGAGAGATTACAAGAGGTGGAAGCAGAACTTGGCTTCGAGCTTCCGAAAGAACTACGAAATAGGTACAAGCACGAAAATAAATTCAGCATCGGCGAATGGGAGTTTCATCCGATCAAGGACGAGCAGTATATCAAGCGGACATGGGACGACCTTGTTCGTGTCAACACGACAGATGCGGAGGACTACCCATCCGGTTTCTTACGAATTGCCAGTGACGGAACAGGTGATGAACTCGGATATCAGCTTCCGGACACAGAGACGATCGTCTTGTGGGACCACGAAGAACAAGAACTATTTCCGGTAGCACCGACGTTAAATGCATTCGTTGAAAAGGAACAACAAATGGAACAGAGTGCTGAACAAGCAGAAGACTTCTTACAGACAGTTCTCGAGACAGGTGCTGTCTATGGTCTATCGAAGTTGGAACAGTCGGGCTGGGCGTACTGTCCGTCGAATCAAGAGGAAACAGACGTCCTATTATTCTTTTCGACGGAAGCGGCGGCAAAAGCACTGCAGACGAAGGAATGGTCAAACTATCATCTGATTCGATTGGATTTGGAATTGTTTATTAACGGTTGGTTACCGAACATGATTGACGACGGACTGTATTGTGGCTTGGATTGGGGACCGGAGCTCGTCGGACTTGAGCTAGATCCAGAAGATGTCCTAGCAGATCTGGAGGGTTAA
- a CDS encoding suppressor of fused domain protein, giving the protein MNYIEHLEAHCGESTGHLEMEELQDHAIQMLQFQNAPFANANTVTSLGLLHHPLQFENGSVVHQEVMLSVMQQDAESDLIELIYRLTLEALKTGHAYDLGEYLPMPVGLLSKYDFAALYVTTPFYFEESFQVYKGNAAFGEPETVLPVWFVPIFASEVAYIEQYGTEEFNEMLYETEMQLLNLKRHPLVGDNEEIEESIFNREVFVCECEITGALFEDDIQRPLVLNGPLAKAYHVSVESGEQGDTDQNETFLFDFLNHQNRFPIYATFFAFEEEDKQNKAFFMQHNMSFTSHVLSRQKQSNGWLRGKRTSTSESHFFTVKIENARMLELILEHAYGVASMDELFMFSYSDRLSIQQEVETTYRKTRVLEDRFVYPEDTTVVIVGHDGTMLYLLSNEEHFAYDLRTDWAKRLRQQLPNDTIIRQLNGELFADL; this is encoded by the coding sequence ATGAATTACATAGAACACTTAGAAGCCCATTGTGGTGAAAGTACTGGTCACCTTGAGATGGAAGAATTACAAGATCATGCGATTCAAATGTTGCAGTTTCAAAATGCACCGTTTGCGAATGCGAATACCGTGACATCACTTGGATTATTGCATCACCCATTGCAATTCGAGAACGGTTCCGTTGTCCATCAAGAAGTGATGCTATCTGTCATGCAACAAGATGCCGAGTCGGATTTAATTGAATTGATCTATCGCTTGACGCTGGAAGCATTAAAGACTGGACACGCTTATGATTTAGGCGAGTACTTACCAATGCCGGTTGGGTTGTTATCGAAGTACGACTTCGCTGCTCTATACGTGACGACACCGTTCTACTTTGAAGAATCATTTCAAGTCTATAAAGGGAACGCGGCATTCGGGGAACCGGAGACGGTGTTACCAGTCTGGTTCGTACCCATCTTTGCTTCGGAAGTCGCTTACATCGAACAATACGGTACTGAAGAATTTAATGAGATGTTATATGAAACTGAGATGCAGCTGCTTAATTTAAAACGACATCCGCTCGTGGGAGACAATGAAGAAATTGAAGAATCGATTTTTAACAGGGAGGTATTCGTTTGCGAATGCGAAATTACCGGCGCCCTTTTTGAAGACGATATCCAACGACCATTAGTACTAAATGGACCGCTAGCGAAAGCGTATCACGTGAGTGTTGAATCGGGAGAACAAGGCGATACAGATCAAAATGAAACTTTCCTGTTTGATTTTCTAAATCATCAAAATCGTTTTCCGATCTACGCGACCTTTTTTGCTTTTGAAGAGGAAGACAAGCAAAACAAAGCCTTCTTCATGCAGCATAATATGTCGTTCACTTCACATGTCTTGTCTAGGCAGAAACAATCGAACGGTTGGTTACGTGGAAAACGAACATCGACAAGTGAGAGTCATTTTTTCACGGTAAAGATTGAAAATGCTAGGATGCTCGAACTCATCCTTGAACACGCTTATGGAGTTGCATCGATGGACGAACTGTTCATGTTTTCGTATTCCGATCGCTTGTCGATTCAACAAGAGGTCGAAACGACGTACCGAAAAACACGTGTCTTAGAAGATCGGTTCGTTTATCCGGAAGATACGACCGTCGTGATTGTCGGCCATGATGGAACAATGCTTTATCTGCTCTCGAACGAAGAACACTTCGCTTATGATCTTCGGACGGACTGGGCGAAACGACTACGACAACAGTTACCGAACGATACGATCATTCGCCAGCTGAATGGCGAATTGTTCGCAGACCTATAA
- a CDS encoding DUF2691 family protein: protein MSLRGVSFKIPNEPGRVLLDILSAIEMNAYDWFLRNFDFPIQTMDGDLYDSLEEFSIDRKATGHELAKWLRGPSNYLIFAELFAFQSGQTEEVGTTYEWFQESNCQIAILVYDCTYVDIYCKEQHVSEAFYENAKKRGYTGIKWVTDDNDPRTRLSVWAE, encoded by the coding sequence ATGAGTCTGCGTGGCGTATCGTTTAAAATCCCGAATGAACCGGGACGTGTCTTGCTCGACATATTAAGTGCGATCGAGATGAACGCGTATGACTGGTTTCTTCGTAACTTTGATTTTCCGATCCAAACCATGGATGGGGACTTGTATGACAGTTTAGAAGAGTTTTCAATCGATCGGAAAGCGACAGGACATGAACTAGCGAAATGGCTAAGGGGACCAAGCAATTACCTGATCTTTGCTGAATTGTTTGCATTTCAAAGTGGTCAGACTGAAGAAGTGGGAACGACGTATGAGTGGTTTCAGGAAAGCAATTGTCAAATCGCGATTTTGGTGTACGACTGCACGTACGTCGATATCTATTGTAAGGAGCAGCACGTATCTGAAGCGTTTTATGAGAATGCGAAGAAACGTGGGTATACCGGAATCAAGTGGGTGACCGATGATAATGATCCTCGGACTCGTTTGTCGGTATGGGCAGAATAA